One genomic region from Leptolyngbyaceae cyanobacterium JSC-12 encodes:
- a CDS encoding hypothetical protein (IMG reference gene:2510097243~PFAM: HEPN domain), which produces MNAEYERWLAFARDDLRMAELAMTENLYNQVCFHAQQCAEKTIKAQGPTPPRTHRLGDLVNLLDPNLVTAIALDVQLLDRFYILTRYPDALPGSLPEGLPEASDAQEALSVARQVFEMVTQELRQSEGEQEQ; this is translated from the coding sequence TTTGCCCGTGATGATCTACGAATGGCGGAATTGGCAATGACAGAAAATCTGTACAATCAAGTCTGCTTTCATGCCCAACAATGTGCAGAAAAAACGATTAAAGCTCAGGGACCAACTCCGCCACGTACTCATCGACTCGGAGATTTAGTGAATTTGCTTGATCCAAATCTTGTGACTGCGATCGCTCTGGACGTTCAACTACTCGATCGCTTCTACATCCTCACTCGCTACCCCGATGCTTTACCCGGTTCTCTGCCAGAAGGGTTGCCAGAAGCCAGCGATGCTCAGGAAGCCTTATCCGTGGCACGGCAGGTATTTGAGATGGTAACTCAGGAATTGAGGCAATCTGAAGGAGAGCAGGAGCAATGA